Proteins from a single region of Cryptococcus neoformans var. neoformans JEC21 chromosome 6 sequence:
- a CDS encoding expressed protein — protein sequence MGPTFPVTLMPKKGRWVLSRASLPTFRWRFADEPAGSVLYKFLLPFAIELMAGRTYGLRIKTPKYPEGRLVYIDLGLVCCDRPLACALTGAPHYKGDSSPCFRCLISKKDLLDNCTHPTRSYELQTASVRGKVASYLAGLRHHDENSTQNVFHVDRRSGARTNMEVNGTKSLWKKTFPNGEHLSVLDLFPWFNRAVRTVVDSMHAVLEGVLKTYWYKVLCQGMYSGGEKGSVNELADVVTGESKDENREVDPNNEPEKSTKKRKERSQDVSPNRQKKRSRKVKWAFKSGKPVLTTKEIDWFKARIPLVYKPTSLENLSSGFGTKGNGKVKASQWRVFGEIYGPLIVPFFFEFIEPSLGGRTAEEGLRGLQMS from the exons ATGGGGCCAACATTTCCAGTGACCTTAATGCCAAAAAAAGGTCGATGGGTGTTATCACGGGCCAGCTTGCCAACCTTCCGCTGGCGTTTCGCGGACGAACCAGCTGGCTCAGTGCTCTACAAATTCTTGCTCCCATTTGCTATAGAGTTGATGGCTGGCAGGACCTACGGCTTACGGATTAAAACCCCCAAGTATCCTGAAG GTCGCCTAGTGTACATTGATCTGGGACTCGTATGCTGTGACCGACCCCTGGCTTGCGCTTTAACTGGAGCCCCTCATTATAAGGGCGATAGTTCTCCCTGCTTCCGGTGCTTGATCAGCAAAAAGGATCTCCTGGACAACTGTACCCATCCAACTCGCTCGTATGAGCTCCAAACAGCCTCTGTGAGGGGAAAGGTAGCCTCATATCTTGCCGGCTTGCGCCACCACGATGAAAACTCAACCCAAAACGTCTTCCATGTCGACCGTCGTTCCGGTGCCCGCACGAATATGGAGGTGAATGGGACCAAGAGCCTTTGGAAAAAGACGTTCCCAAACGGGGAGCATCTCTCTGTGCTTGATCTCTTTCCCTGGTTCAACAGAGCTGTGCGCACCGTCGTCGACTCCATGCACGCAGTTTTGGAAGGAGTTCTGAAGACGTACTGGTACAAGGTTTTGTGCCAAGGGATGTACAGTGGTGGGGAAAAAGGCTCGGTGAATGAGCTGGCCGATGTGGTGACCGGAGAATCCAAGGATGAAAACAGAGAAGTGGATCCAAATAACGAGCCCGAAAAATCgaccaaaaaaaggaaagaaaggtCTCAAGATGTATCACCGAACCGCCAAAAAAAGCGTTCCCGAAAGGTTAAGTGGGCTTTCAAGAGCGGCAAACCAGTCTTGACTACCAAGGAAATTGACTGGTTTAAAGCTCGGATCCCGTTGGTATACAAGCCTACTTCCCTTGAAAACCTTTCTAGCGGCTTTGGAACCAAAGGCAACGGTAAGGTGAAGGCGAGCCAGTGGAGAGTTTTTGGGGAGATATATGGGCCTCTCATTGTGCCTTTCTTTTTCGAGTTCATAGAACCATCTTTGGGGGGCAGGACTGCGGAGGAAGGACTGAGAGGATTGCAAATGTCTTGA
- a CDS encoding MSF transporter, putative, with protein sequence MSQKTSSSITIHSSEGSTAANTPMELADPLKTGSKMTPDFEKEQSSPSSQPSSPSTPQSTVSNRLVPLYRSATDRRSRAHSNSLSRRTSGQTAELQNELRRHVSLHGVATNCGSESVMEARKRLDMGGEKGHEEVVVIDWLPNDPDNPVNYSSPRKYIILTAANIAGFIAASNLASCAVLGTWGVPYYEISREVWVLSITLPMIALAVAPLILAPLSESLGRNMVYQVTSVITAVLFVPQIWNNKNVGGFLVSRFFQGIGMSVSNSMVGGTVADLFSPTDRGFPMSLFTLSIFCGQGLGVCFIGWSGQGLSLQWAYGVQAIIATASIIFNIFFMRETRADVLLSWRAKKMTKETGIKHIAAADLEKTDMLTLIKVSLIRPLQYLVTEPIVSALSAWIGFAWACIFLSQSSILLVFESYGFNAAQAGSFQASMAIGAVLGLISQNHQEYLYRRSCAKHNGKAPPEVRLYWAAYGGLLFPFALYVYAWTGQAGVVHWAVPGVALVFMNWGVFAMYSGVFTYLADAYEIYSSSAQAAQSFCRNMASGIFPLFAHQLYVNLGYPEASTLVASIALFLSAAPILLVFYGKKLRAQSKVTSQLLKDE encoded by the exons ATGTCTCAGAAGACATCATCTAGCATTACTATCCACAGCTCAGAAGGCTCAACTGCCGCCAATACACCGATGGAACTAGCCGATCCTCTTAAGACGGGGTCGAAAATGACTCCGGATTTCGAAAAAGAGCAATCATCACCATCGTCCCAACCATCGAGCCCCTCCACACCACAATCAACCGTCTCAAATCGTCTCGTACCTTTATACAGATCTGCAACAGATAGACGTTCGCGTGCCCACTCCAATTCTTTGTCAAGACGCACAAGTGGGCAGACGGCAGAACTTCAAAATGAGCTTAGAAGACATGTGTCATTACATGGCGTTGCCACGAATTGTGGGAGTGAGAGTGTCATGGAGGCTAGAAAGAGGCTAGAtatgggaggagagaaagggcaTGAAGAAGTAGTGGTTATTGATTGGTTACCCAACGATCCTGAT AATCCAGTCAACTACTCCTCTCCAAGAAAATACATCATTCTCACTGCTGCGAATATTGCTGGTTTCATCGCTGCTTCCAACCTTGCCTCCTGCGCTGTCCTCGGCACTTGGGGTGTGCCATACTACGAAATATCAAGAGAGGTCTGGGTCCTGTCGATCACATTACCGATGATTGCACTTGCTGTTGCTCCTTTAATATTGGCACCATTAAGTGAAAGT CTTGGTCGAAATATGGTGTACCAAGTCACATCCGTCAT CACGGCGGTGCTCTTTGTGCCTCAAATATGGAACAACAAGAACGTTGGCGGTTTCCTTGTATCACGGTTTTTC CAAGGTATTGGGATGTCTGTGTCCAATTCTATGGTAGGCGGTACTGTCGCAGACTTGTTTTCCCCAACCGACCGAGGGTTCCCCATGTCCCTCTTTACTCTATCAATCTTTTGCGGGCAG GGTCTTGGCGTGTGCTTTATCGGATGGTCAGGGCAGGGACTTTCTCTTCAATGGGCATACGGG GTCCAAGCTATTATTGCCACcgcttccatcatcttcaacatcttttTCATGCGTGAGACACGAGCCGATGTTCTATTATCTTGGCgtgcgaagaagatgacgaaaGAGACGGGCATCAAGCACATCGCTGCAGCTGACTTGGAGAAGACGGATATGCTTACTTTAATTAAAGTGTCTCTCATCAGGCCTTTGC AGTATTTGGTGACAGAGCCCATCGTCTCTGCCCTTTCTGCCTGGATCGGTTTTGCTTGGGCATGTATTTTCTTGAGTCAGAGTTCTATTCTCCTGGTCTTTGAGTCTTACGGATTCAACGCCGCCCAAGCTGGCAGTTTTCAAGC GTCCATGGCCATTGGAGCTGTCCTTGGTTTGATCTCGCAGAACCATCAAGAATACCTCTATCGCCGCTCCTGCGCCAAACACAACGGCAAAGCACCTCCCGAAGTCCGTCTCTACTGGGCGGCATACGGCGGTCTTCTGTTTCCTTTTGCGCTGTACGTATACGCATGGACAGGACAGGCAGGTGTCGTGCATTGGGCAGTTCCTGGCGTGGCGTTAGTGTTCATGAATTGGGGAGTGTTTGCGATGTACAGCGGTGTTTT CACATACTTGGCAGATGCGTACGAGATATATTCTTCATCAGCTCAGGCTGCTCAGAGCTTTTGTCGAAACATGGCCTCAGGTATCTTCCCGCTTTTTGCTCATCAATTG TATGTGAACCTTGGCTATCCTGAAGCTTCAACTCTCGTTGCGAGTATAGCACTCTTTCTATCCGCTGCTCCCATATTACTAGTGTTTTACGGGAAAAAATTGAGAGCACAAAGTAAAGTTACAAGTCAGTTGTTGAAAGACGAATGA
- a CDS encoding expressed protein, protein MSTPTSNKRVRLHWDPESYPSSERLKAELNHDYAHKIPYHLVSAPLTPSTSTVACSSSPRRAQHSLSSSSPTRKSNASLTAPHQLNLDLGKTFIFGRHHVRDASRPKPSITIESAVPRKLNHLVANPSNNVESIILSREAHHASRVHALVELILPLSQTREKVMRIIAIGQNGMRVRLPQQAFTAGPKNKSTKKGVRLVQGQRYDVPVRAGDQVELDFYGDKAVIAMLVDRAQSPEKSPLNQILFPSSPVSRPALSSSMPPSSPPIIRDELEDEEDKPPRQAGSDEEDEHPFAQHLASPSRSPLFAAQSCLDIDAQSARSRESSPLSPISNHSALSDAEPEPEVEASFRASALPARPSSPIHPSSPSYDRDSEPDDIQVKTERLENLPLSRSHSRKSTPARAGSTAATAAPTVPTAEIKGPPADVDRPAVIASTVVFSGSSKLSLPDLVKHMLEAQPHLKAHGDEDMWAIWVGEELESNPMFGKVERHGKDSAGHPLLPHYFYNPSADPDTQRASDLGGLVRPLRTAARGGQAIDWRPVGRRKRVW, encoded by the exons ATGTCCACTCCAACCAGCAACAAGCGCGTCCGCTTACATTGGGATCCCGAGTCTTATCCTTCCTCTGAACGGCTCAAGGCGGAGCTGAACCACGACTACGCTCACAAAATTCCCTACCACCTCGTCTCTGCTCCCTTGACTCCCTCAACGTCCACCGTTgcctgctcctcttctcctcgacgTGCTCAACattctctttcatcttcatctcctacGCGTAAATCCAATGCGTCTCTCACTGCACCACATCAGTTGAACCTCGACTTGGGCAAGACTTTTATTTTTGGTCGACACCATGTCCGAGACGCGTCCAGGCCCAAGCCCAGCATTACCATCGAGTCTGCCGTACCCCGCAAACTCAACCACCTCGTTGCTAATCCTTCAAACAATGTCGAGTCTATTATCCTCTCTCGAGAGGCTCACCACGCGTCACGCGTCCATGCGCTTGTTGAACTCATTTTGCCATTGTCGCAAACTAGGGAAAAAGTGATGCGTATCATTGCCATTGGTCAGAATGGTATGCGCGTGCGCCTTCCCCAGCAAGCCTTTACCGCTGGTCCCAAAAATAAGAGCACGAAGAAGGGCGTCAGACTTGTGCAAGGACAGAGGTATGATGTTCCTGTGCGCGCAGGGGACCAGGTTGAGCTCGATTTCTATGGTGACAAGGCGGTTATCGCTATGCTCGTAGACCGTGCCCAATCTCCTGAAAAGTCGCCTTTGAACCAAATTCTTTTCCCCTCCAGCCCTGTAAGCCGACCTGCGCTCTCAAGCTCTATGCCTCCTTCAAGTCCTCCCATTATTCGTGACGAGCtcgaagacgaggaagacaaACCGCCCAGGCAAGCGGGgtctgatgaagaggatgagcaTCCATTTGCCCAGCACTTGGCTTCTCCTTCACGATCTCCCTTGTTTGCTGCTCAGTCTTGTCTTGATATCGATGCTCAATCTGCTCGCTCTCGCGAGTCTTCACCCCTCTCACCCATTTCCAACCATTCTGCCTTGTCCGATGCTGAGCCAGAGCcagaggtggaggcttCCTTCCGCGCATCTGCATTACCCGCccgaccttcttctcctatccacccttcatccccttcatATGACCGCGACTCGGAACCTGATGATATCCAAGTCAAAACCGAACGTCTCGAAAACCTGCCCCTGTCCCGTTCACATTCTCGCAAGTCTACTCCTGCACGCGCTGGTTCAACTGCTGCAACTGCTGCACCTACTGTGCCGACCGCAGAAATAAAGGGACCTCCAGCGGATGTCGATCGACCAGCTGTCATTGCTTCCACTGTTGTGTTCTCCGGATCTTCTAAATTGAGTTTGCCAGACCTGGTCAAGCACATGCTCGAG GCTCAACCTCATCTGAAGGCTCACGGAGATGAAGACATGTGGGCCATCTGGGTCGGAGAGGAATTGGAATCAAATCCTATGTTTGGAAAAGTCGAGCGGCACGGCAAG GATTCTGCCGGGCATCCACTTTTGCCTCATTACTTTTACAATCCTTCGGCTGATCCTGATACCCAACGAGCGAGCGATCTTGGCGGCTTGGTGAGGCCATTAAGGACTGCGGCGAGGGGCGGTCAGGCTATTGATTGGAGGCCTGTCGgtaggagaaagagggttTGGTAA